Proteins encoded in a region of the Verrucomicrobiia bacterium genome:
- a CDS encoding DUF2339 domain-containing protein gives MNPALHTELDRLKERQAHLLQAVDLLGTRIDALEQRLAEEARMEGPKPVGPEAGPSAAAGRVPGVNAPMTVPPVLNTVAATPPEGRNIQPLIAQSQPATFKPQSAIPSSAMRPPVTFTPLVPPPVAAPALSKPSESFELRLGTYWLVRIGIVAMLTALVFFGTYAYQNFIGQLGPVGKVSLLYLASGALLGCGAWWQRRAAKESLRNYAQVLFAGGLAAVYFTTYAAHHFPNLQIIASATLDGALLLGWTGYMAWTADRKKSEVLAVFAVGLAYYSSVITHAGHFTLYSNLVLTTAVLFFLVRNRWAMLSFGSLVATYASYGFWRFHGDGGWQWAGPEAGLWTGVYFLAAYWLIFTAAVFLSRHEQFAGVNRASFATLNNGAFFALFLLTMWQVHSGGFWRFCLGYGAVLSGASVLARLRLREEPLAANTYLTQGLLLVTVGFIAKFSGLHLALVLALESAALWMAGTFNRNLILRTSACVSAALATLWVIDGMEPQSASGAWLGAGVGGLLAWNGFWSHARGQSVSPRLMRTAPTYFSLLALIVWSFALWQNVVVEVRPVAFAVLAVVLSCGLQRARLREFSLLAQLLLPVGALDFVVRQPLGGGSAAWWSLVGVAGPALVLVHWWQRQTRIECPRPLRMTGQLGFSLMLVMLIGSWLEPRLNARDWVLVGSGLGLAMTGYGAATRNGALAAVAQSFAAVGTGVWLIHAGPEQVTWLTGLVPLATLAVLGRGGKIWAAAQPEGHPVADWVRQMAVMYGRGAMGLVVWWLFAYVPERQLAASLAAAGAVAFGWAGGRNRREWLGFSAVLNACSLAVLGHALVVGHAVYLPDALAIGAWMVEQQVARRQAERYALPAAVHTFVILAAGTSLWWLATQWVMQGFSGFYLTASWSVFAFLLLALGVARRERLYRWLGLGIVGAAVGRVVIFDVWRLETLYRILSFFALGLVLLVLGFIYNKYQERIRQWL, from the coding sequence ATGAATCCCGCGCTCCACACGGAACTGGATCGGCTCAAAGAGCGGCAGGCCCATCTGCTTCAAGCGGTGGATTTGCTCGGCACTCGCATCGACGCACTGGAGCAACGGCTCGCAGAGGAGGCGCGGATGGAGGGGCCCAAACCCGTCGGGCCGGAAGCGGGTCCATCTGCCGCCGCAGGGCGGGTGCCGGGAGTGAACGCGCCCATGACTGTGCCGCCGGTTCTGAACACGGTGGCCGCCACGCCGCCGGAAGGCCGCAACATCCAACCACTCATCGCGCAGAGCCAGCCGGCAACTTTCAAACCGCAATCTGCAATTCCGTCATCAGCAATGCGGCCGCCCGTGACGTTCACGCCGCTGGTGCCGCCACCGGTTGCGGCGCCAGCCTTGTCCAAGCCGTCCGAGTCCTTTGAGTTGCGTCTGGGCACGTATTGGCTCGTGCGCATTGGCATTGTGGCGATGCTGACGGCGCTGGTGTTCTTTGGCACGTATGCCTACCAGAATTTCATCGGCCAGCTGGGCCCGGTTGGAAAAGTCTCGCTGTTATATCTCGCGAGCGGCGCCTTGCTTGGTTGCGGCGCGTGGTGGCAACGGCGCGCAGCCAAGGAGTCCCTGCGCAACTACGCGCAGGTGCTGTTCGCGGGCGGACTGGCGGCGGTCTATTTTACCACTTACGCGGCGCACCACTTTCCCAATCTGCAGATCATTGCCAGTGCGACGCTGGATGGCGCGCTGCTGCTGGGCTGGACGGGATACATGGCCTGGACGGCGGACCGCAAAAAATCCGAGGTGCTGGCGGTGTTCGCGGTCGGGCTGGCCTATTACTCGTCGGTAATTACGCATGCCGGCCATTTTACGCTGTATTCCAACCTCGTGCTGACGACGGCCGTGTTGTTCTTCCTCGTGCGCAATCGCTGGGCGATGCTGTCGTTCGGGAGCCTCGTGGCGACCTATGCAAGCTACGGCTTCTGGCGGTTTCACGGCGACGGGGGCTGGCAGTGGGCCGGACCGGAGGCGGGCTTGTGGACGGGGGTGTATTTTCTCGCGGCTTACTGGCTCATCTTCACGGCCGCAGTCTTTCTGTCGCGCCACGAACAGTTTGCCGGCGTCAATCGCGCCTCGTTTGCGACGTTGAACAACGGGGCATTCTTTGCGCTGTTCCTGCTTACCATGTGGCAGGTGCACAGCGGCGGCTTCTGGCGATTCTGCCTGGGCTACGGCGCGGTGCTGTCGGGCGCGAGCGTGCTGGCGCGGTTGCGGCTGCGGGAGGAACCGCTGGCGGCAAACACCTATCTTACGCAAGGGCTGTTGCTCGTGACCGTTGGGTTCATTGCCAAATTCAGCGGGCTGCACCTGGCGCTGGTGCTGGCGCTGGAAAGCGCGGCGTTGTGGATGGCGGGCACGTTCAATCGCAACCTCATTCTGCGCACGAGCGCCTGCGTTTCAGCGGCGCTCGCCACGCTCTGGGTGATTGACGGAATGGAACCGCAATCCGCGAGCGGCGCGTGGCTCGGCGCGGGCGTGGGCGGGTTGCTGGCCTGGAACGGTTTCTGGTCCCACGCGCGCGGGCAATCGGTCTCGCCCCGGCTCATGCGGACGGCGCCCACGTATTTCAGCCTGCTGGCGTTGATCGTGTGGAGCTTTGCCCTGTGGCAGAATGTGGTGGTCGAAGTGCGTCCGGTGGCGTTCGCGGTGCTGGCCGTGGTCCTGTCCTGCGGTCTGCAGCGGGCGAGGCTCCGGGAGTTCAGCCTGCTCGCCCAACTGCTCCTGCCCGTCGGCGCGCTGGACTTCGTCGTGCGTCAGCCGCTGGGCGGCGGTTCCGCGGCGTGGTGGTCGCTGGTTGGCGTTGCCGGTCCGGCCCTGGTGCTAGTGCACTGGTGGCAACGACAAACCCGCATCGAATGTCCGCGCCCATTGCGCATGACCGGCCAACTTGGCTTCTCGCTGATGCTGGTAATGCTCATCGGGAGCTGGCTGGAACCCAGGTTGAACGCGCGGGACTGGGTGTTGGTCGGCAGCGGCTTGGGCCTGGCGATGACCGGTTACGGCGCGGCGACGCGCAATGGCGCGCTGGCCGCGGTGGCGCAATCCTTTGCGGCCGTCGGCACCGGCGTCTGGCTCATTCACGCCGGGCCGGAGCAGGTCACATGGCTGACGGGACTCGTGCCGCTCGCAACGCTGGCCGTGCTTGGTCGCGGCGGAAAAATCTGGGCCGCGGCCCAACCGGAAGGTCATCCAGTGGCGGACTGGGTGCGCCAGATGGCGGTGATGTATGGCCGGGGCGCCATGGGATTGGTCGTGTGGTGGCTTTTCGCTTACGTGCCGGAGCGGCAACTGGCGGCCAGTTTGGCCGCGGCCGGCGCGGTGGCCTTCGGTTGGGCGGGCGGCCGCAACCGTCGCGAATGGCTCGGGTTCAGCGCCGTGCTGAACGCATGTTCGCTGGCAGTGCTCGGCCATGCGCTGGTAGTTGGCCACGCGGTTTATTTGCCCGATGCGCTCGCGATTGGGGCATGGATGGTCGAGCAACAGGTGGCCCGCCGGCAGGCGGAGCGTTATGCGCTACCGGCCGCAGTTCACACGTTTGTCATTCTGGCTGCGGGCACTTCGCTCTGGTGGCTGGCGACGCAATGGGTGATGCAGGGCTTCAGCGGGTTTTACCTGACGGCGAGCTGGTCGGTGTTCGCGTTCCTCCTGCTCGCGCTGGGCGTGGCGCGTCGCGAACGTCTCTATCGCTGGCTGGGGCTCGGCATTGTGGGCGCTGCGGTCGGACGCGTGGTGATCTTCGATGTCTGGCGGCTGGAAACGCTCTACCGCATCCTGAGCTTCTTCGCACTGGGGCTGGTCCTGCTCGTGCTTGGATTCATTTATAACAAATACCAGGAACGCATCCGCCAGTGGCTGTGA
- a CDS encoding PVC-type heme-binding CxxCH protein, which translates to MAWVALGLCLTMRTMGADAASTNTATLGTNAPVMATATSAPKPAANSPRPSFSADVTNVFRTMTLTPGFRLQLAAADPMITAPVAMAFDSGGRLFVAELVVGSENGQIKMLEDTDGDGVFDQATVFATDVPRPTGLLCYSGGVFVAGPRQILFLSGANGTGATALRREVYGGFEPTNGPVRIGAGLNSLTWGPDNWVHVAAANVTGSLSCLAVPSMPGVPLRGNDFAFNPRTLAARIEPGGESRGLAFDNDGRRFTCSAARPMQFTVCDPARASRNPLFIWPRLTEELPSPDAGLRFQSAAGLLIYRGGSLPTNSINDVFLADPEQRVVLRLHLRTDGLVPGLERPPGKAGCVLLSSRDATFRPVQVIAGPDGSLYVADVAQERLDQTRTAGRIWRISPDSLKPRKIPDFNDYTSAELAPLLASPNGWVRDTAARLLFERNDTNIVRDLAKQLPRAKLPFARQQTLNTLAGLGALTEADVITAMNDPAVVVRERAVQLAEWFVRNDDVSPALWRALDAAANDASVRVQFQAAFTLGRLNRPQVPPRLANIVRNAAPDNRAVQFAVLTSAAYRADQIFMSLVNDQPLRRSDAGWQFLQNLATLTGEESSQGLDDVLIAIERSNLGTTDAFTLARAVGQGLANNGRTFVGAAPRGTWRAFGDRALTLGVDGNNTNLRAEAIRFLGVSGYSSREIGDWLLALMVPGEPPAVQVAAVESLARFPDPLITTAFIQRWPSLSAAAQRAILDRLLGRYDRTLALMTALEQNQIPRGALSDVQVNFLRFHNDSSTAARALRLFGPANGAHLAEQFAKVLPARGTAVHGRALFLARCANCHEFNGEGRAFGPGLEAAADRGRPQLLQDILEPNHEITGGYETQVLQRTDDQLIFGLITKSGEDSYVVRTPSTAPLFLPRTQVEGVYPQKWSLMPEDAAAGLSPADLADLLEYLTAPR; encoded by the coding sequence GTGGCATGGGTTGCGCTTGGCCTGTGCCTGACGATGCGGACGATGGGCGCGGACGCCGCGTCCACGAACACCGCAACGTTGGGGACCAACGCCCCCGTGATGGCCACCGCCACTTCAGCGCCGAAGCCGGCCGCCAATTCCCCGCGTCCATCGTTCAGCGCCGACGTCACCAACGTGTTTCGCACCATGACGCTCACGCCGGGGTTTCGTCTGCAACTGGCCGCGGCGGACCCAATGATCACCGCCCCGGTCGCGATGGCCTTCGATTCGGGCGGTCGATTGTTTGTGGCCGAACTCGTGGTGGGCAGTGAAAACGGCCAGATCAAGATGCTCGAGGACACCGATGGCGACGGCGTGTTTGACCAGGCCACGGTGTTCGCCACCGACGTGCCCCGGCCGACGGGGCTGCTTTGTTACAGCGGCGGCGTGTTTGTGGCGGGCCCGCGGCAAATTCTCTTTCTCTCCGGCGCAAACGGGACAGGCGCGACCGCCCTGCGCCGGGAGGTGTATGGCGGATTTGAGCCGACGAACGGACCTGTGCGCATAGGCGCCGGCTTGAACAGCCTCACTTGGGGCCCGGATAATTGGGTCCATGTGGCCGCCGCCAACGTCACCGGCTCGCTTTCCTGCCTGGCCGTTCCGTCGATGCCCGGCGTGCCGCTGCGCGGCAATGATTTTGCCTTCAACCCGCGCACGCTCGCGGCACGCATTGAACCCGGCGGCGAAAGCCGCGGCCTGGCGTTTGACAACGACGGCCGGCGCTTTACCTGCTCCGCCGCGCGGCCGATGCAATTCACGGTCTGCGATCCGGCGCGCGCGAGTCGCAATCCGCTGTTCATCTGGCCGCGCCTGACCGAAGAACTGCCTTCGCCGGATGCCGGCCTGCGCTTCCAGTCCGCCGCCGGCCTGTTGATTTATCGCGGCGGAAGTTTGCCCACGAACAGCATCAACGACGTGTTCCTGGCCGATCCGGAACAACGCGTTGTGCTCCGGCTGCATCTCCGGACCGACGGGCTGGTTCCCGGATTGGAACGTCCGCCCGGCAAGGCGGGTTGCGTTTTGCTCAGCTCGCGCGATGCAACCTTCCGCCCGGTGCAGGTCATCGCCGGGCCGGACGGTTCGCTTTACGTGGCGGACGTCGCGCAGGAACGGCTTGACCAGACCCGCACCGCCGGCCGCATCTGGCGCATTTCGCCGGATAGCCTGAAACCGCGGAAAATTCCCGATTTCAACGACTACACTTCCGCCGAACTGGCCCCCCTGCTGGCCAGCCCGAACGGCTGGGTGCGCGACACCGCGGCGCGGCTGTTGTTCGAGCGAAACGACACAAACATCGTCCGCGACCTGGCGAAGCAACTGCCCCGCGCCAAGCTGCCGTTCGCCCGGCAGCAAACGCTCAACACGCTGGCCGGCCTGGGCGCGCTGACCGAAGCGGACGTCATCACGGCTATGAACGATCCGGCCGTGGTGGTGCGGGAACGGGCCGTGCAACTCGCGGAATGGTTTGTGCGCAACGACGACGTTTCCCCGGCGCTTTGGCGGGCGCTCGACGCCGCCGCGAACGATGCCTCGGTGCGGGTCCAGTTTCAGGCGGCGTTCACGCTGGGGCGGTTGAACCGTCCGCAGGTTCCGCCCCGCCTCGCGAACATCGTGCGCAACGCCGCACCCGACAATCGCGCGGTTCAGTTCGCCGTTCTGACCTCGGCGGCCTATCGCGCGGACCAAATTTTCATGAGCCTCGTGAACGACCAGCCGCTCCGCCGCAGCGACGCCGGCTGGCAGTTCCTGCAAAACCTGGCGACGCTGACCGGCGAAGAATCCAGTCAGGGCCTTGATGATGTTCTGATCGCCATCGAGCGCTCCAATTTGGGGACCACCGATGCTTTTACCCTGGCGCGGGCCGTGGGCCAAGGGCTGGCCAACAATGGCCGGACGTTCGTCGGCGCGGCGCCCCGCGGAACATGGCGGGCATTTGGCGACCGGGCCTTGACGCTGGGCGTTGACGGCAACAACACCAATCTGCGCGCGGAAGCCATCCGGTTCCTGGGCGTGAGCGGTTACAGTTCGCGCGAGATCGGCGACTGGTTGCTGGCACTGATGGTGCCCGGCGAACCGCCGGCCGTGCAGGTGGCGGCCGTCGAATCCCTGGCGCGCTTCCCCGATCCGCTCATCACCACGGCCTTCATCCAGCGCTGGCCGTCGTTGAGCGCCGCGGCCCAGCGCGCCATTCTGGATCGTCTGCTGGGCCGTTACGACCGGACGCTGGCGCTGATGACCGCGCTCGAACAAAACCAGATTCCGCGAGGCGCGTTGTCCGACGTGCAGGTGAATTTCCTCCGGTTTCACAACGATTCGAGCACGGCCGCCCGGGCGCTGCGTTTGTTCGGCCCGGCCAACGGCGCCCACCTCGCCGAACAATTCGCAAAGGTGCTGCCGGCCAGGGGCACCGCGGTGCACGGCCGCGCACTCTTTCTGGCGCGGTGCGCGAACTGTCACGAGTTTAACGGCGAAGGACGGGCGTTTGGTCCGGGCCTGGAGGCCGCCGCGGACCGGGGGCGCCCGCAGTTGTTGCAGGACATTCTCGAACCGAACCACGAAATTACCGGGGGTTACGAAACGCAGGTGCTGCAACGCACGGACGACCAGTTGATCTTCGGCCTCATCACCAAGTCCGGCGAGGACAGCTACGTGGTGCGCACGCCGAGCACCGCCCCGCTCTTCCTGCCACGCACCCAGGTCGAGGGCGTTTATCCGCAGAAATGGTCACTGATGCCGGAGGACGCCGCCGCCGGATTGTCGCCCGCGGACCTTGCCGATTTGCTGGAATACCTGACGGCGCCGCGTTGA
- a CDS encoding glycosyl hydrolase produces MSTAFGANPDRVADKPLFRDPVHDGAADPTVIWNPHLKRWWMFYTNRRADATNAPGVSWVHGTRIGIAESVDGGAHWRYVSTAQIDLPPEFGGNAVTEWAPEVFTSADGLHHMLLTVVPGIFTDWDHPRTIVHLTSRNLLQWSNAQPLTLASDRVIDPCIIQLPNLTWRMWYNNERDHKSIYCADSRDLVTWEDKGKAVGDQPGEGPKVFRWHDYYWMLTDVWNGLAVYRSEDAVNWRRQKGGNLLEAPGVGTDDQVKGGHPDVVVSGGHAYLFYFTHPGRRGPDADKDGFEQRRSSIQVAELRYKKGRLSCNRDVPTWIKLIGGR; encoded by the coding sequence GTGAGCACCGCTTTTGGAGCGAACCCGGACCGGGTGGCGGACAAGCCGTTGTTTCGCGACCCGGTTCACGATGGGGCGGCCGATCCCACCGTGATCTGGAATCCCCACCTGAAACGCTGGTGGATGTTCTATACCAACCGGCGGGCTGACGCGACCAATGCGCCGGGCGTGTCCTGGGTGCACGGCACCCGGATCGGCATTGCCGAGTCGGTGGATGGCGGCGCGCACTGGCGTTACGTCAGCACGGCGCAAATCGATCTGCCGCCGGAATTCGGCGGCAACGCGGTGACGGAATGGGCGCCCGAAGTGTTCACGTCCGCCGACGGCCTGCACCACATGCTGCTGACCGTGGTGCCGGGCATCTTCACGGACTGGGATCATCCGCGGACCATCGTGCACCTGACCAGTCGCAACCTGTTGCAATGGTCGAACGCCCAGCCGCTCACGCTGGCCTCGGATCGCGTGATTGACCCATGCATCATTCAGTTGCCGAACCTCACGTGGCGCATGTGGTATAACAACGAACGTGACCACAAATCCATTTACTGTGCGGACTCGCGCGATCTCGTCACGTGGGAGGACAAGGGCAAGGCGGTGGGAGATCAGCCCGGCGAAGGGCCGAAGGTGTTTCGCTGGCATGATTATTATTGGATGCTCACGGATGTCTGGAACGGCCTCGCCGTGTATCGCTCCGAGGACGCGGTCAACTGGCGGCGGCAAAAGGGCGGCAACCTGCTGGAAGCCCCGGGCGTCGGCACGGATGACCAGGTGAAGGGCGGCCATCCCGACGTGGTGGTCAGTGGCGGCCATGCCTACCTGTTCTACTTCACGCATCCGGGACGGCGCGGGCCCGACGCTGACAAGGATGGCTTCGAGCAGCGGCGCAGTTCGATTCAAGTGGCCGAACTTCGCTACAAGAAGGGCCGCCTGTCCTGCAACCGTGACGTGCCGACGTGGATCAAGTTGATCGGCGGCCGCTGA
- a CDS encoding polysaccharide lyase family protein, whose product MISLRRLMAGIAFALAGSLALANDPGGGANGVGANVTLTSSGGNVILANGIISATIATNNAKVTSYLFNGRQMLDASGLIYYSMDGGTSYEQPANCVYRVATNTTDMVDISCRVTWADHTNRVHAFDIDVHYVLRRGDTGLYGYAVLSHPETYPATGVGEWRLVWKLPHTSTDWTFERIYVDALRNWYWGTYQDFTAEAATGIAEVGLLTTGLRAGQYDCKYEYSADYQKIGCWGHASDTNGVGVWVVLGGCDYLNDGPTKNDLTLAESYNLLHFGRNHYNGSGTSVAAGENWSKIYGPYLLYCNQTAAGAGAGDVLWADARAQVQAEVAAWPYAWLSDNTNYPVGASRGAVSGRFSVNDPLKPSLAAGTNTWIGLAQPDPASNWQFDSKHYQYWTHPDAAGHFVVPAVRPGIYTLYAFTDGAVGEFSQPNVVVSAGATNALGDVTWTVPHPGGRIAWEIGVPDRSATEFRHGHTDYWYPFLWNTISNEWSNPLEYFVGTSNWTNDWNYVHPGYLAGGTWSGWKWRIHFTLTNLPSSGSATLTIAWASADSAAEQVFVNNESSALADFYPSCLGGPTGGNAHIREGIHAKYGVDYVTIPLSALQLGTNIITLVERRTGGATQHVMYDYVSLELPGAPPTPPSGRSLTWVGGSNANTWDLTNTLNWLITSNGAPATFTNGDNVAFDDSGNNSVPVTKTGSLSPGLLTVTGNKTWTLGGPGSLDGSMTLFKTGTNRLVLNGTNNFTGGTTLDDGVLQLGTGELSNAGIGVGPITFTGGTLQLNGYGIPDNGTTAYGALPNHLVVAAGESGTILCPQRIGGAGLGGSLTGAGTLNLKVDYVRGQISGDWSGFNGLLNVSPRNTSGDLRFANGNPGLRAAAINLSGGVSFYLINHFYGSTTFAIGSLAGPANTSLASGSDVGGRIATFRVGGRNDDATFAGSIRDSTGATGITKVGAGRWTLSGTNTYSGLTAVAAGTLQVVGVISNNSLVVVSNGATLDLPGVITANTVQINAGGFLTGCGTLNGNLLNDGTVVSDCGAPGRLTIFGNVTNNGTLQCLVGSGLQVSGVFVNNGLLDLLTGAPGLPVNFINNGVVLDRSNLVVAGLALVGMDLEVRVQSYAGHGYQLQRTASLATPEWQNVGAAQDGDGTVLTFTDAGGATVPQGFYRFAVTP is encoded by the coding sequence ATGATTTCCTTGCGGCGGCTCATGGCGGGGATCGCTTTTGCCCTGGCGGGCTCGCTGGCGCTGGCCAACGACCCCGGCGGCGGGGCGAACGGCGTCGGCGCCAACGTCACGCTCACCAGCAGCGGCGGGAATGTCATTCTGGCTAACGGCATCATCTCCGCGACCATTGCCACCAACAACGCCAAGGTCACCTCGTATTTGTTCAACGGCCGGCAGATGCTGGATGCCAGCGGGCTGATTTATTACAGCATGGACGGCGGCACGAGCTACGAGCAGCCGGCCAATTGCGTTTACCGCGTCGCCACGAACACCACAGATATGGTGGACATTTCGTGCCGGGTGACCTGGGCGGACCACACCAACCGCGTTCACGCGTTCGACATCGACGTGCATTACGTCCTGCGCCGCGGCGACACGGGCCTTTACGGCTACGCCGTTTTAAGCCATCCGGAGACCTATCCGGCGACCGGTGTGGGCGAGTGGCGCCTGGTCTGGAAGCTGCCGCACACTTCAACCGACTGGACCTTTGAACGGATTTACGTCGATGCGCTGCGAAACTGGTATTGGGGCACCTACCAGGATTTTACGGCGGAAGCCGCCACTGGCATTGCTGAAGTGGGGCTGCTGACAACCGGTCTGCGTGCGGGGCAATACGACTGCAAATACGAGTATTCGGCCGACTACCAGAAAATCGGCTGCTGGGGCCACGCGAGCGATACGAACGGAGTCGGCGTCTGGGTGGTTCTCGGCGGCTGTGATTATTTGAACGACGGTCCGACGAAGAACGACCTCACGCTCGCTGAGTCCTACAATCTGCTTCATTTCGGCCGTAATCATTACAACGGCTCCGGGACGAGCGTTGCGGCGGGGGAAAACTGGTCCAAAATCTATGGGCCGTATCTGCTTTATTGCAACCAGACCGCGGCTGGCGCCGGTGCGGGCGACGTCCTGTGGGCGGACGCCCGAGCGCAGGTGCAGGCGGAGGTTGCCGCGTGGCCTTACGCGTGGCTGAGCGACAACACGAATTATCCCGTGGGTGCTTCCCGCGGTGCAGTTTCGGGCCGGTTCAGCGTGAACGATCCGCTCAAGCCATCGCTCGCCGCCGGCACGAACACCTGGATCGGGCTGGCGCAGCCAGATCCGGCCAGCAACTGGCAGTTCGACTCGAAACATTACCAGTATTGGACGCATCCGGATGCCGCGGGGCATTTTGTGGTTCCAGCGGTGCGGCCCGGAATTTACACGCTTTACGCCTTCACCGACGGCGCCGTGGGCGAATTTTCGCAGCCGAACGTCGTTGTGAGTGCCGGCGCGACGAACGCGCTCGGTGACGTGACGTGGACCGTGCCGCATCCCGGCGGGCGAATCGCGTGGGAGATTGGCGTGCCGGATCGTTCCGCAACCGAGTTTCGTCACGGCCACACCGATTATTGGTATCCGTTCCTGTGGAACACGATTTCCAATGAATGGTCGAACCCGCTCGAATACTTCGTCGGCACGAGCAACTGGACCAATGACTGGAACTACGTTCATCCCGGCTATCTGGCTGGCGGCACTTGGAGCGGTTGGAAGTGGCGGATTCATTTCACCCTGACCAATCTGCCGTCGAGCGGCAGCGCGACGCTGACGATTGCGTGGGCCAGCGCCGATTCCGCGGCGGAGCAGGTGTTCGTGAACAACGAGAGCAGCGCGCTTGCGGATTTTTATCCGTCCTGCCTGGGCGGCCCGACCGGCGGAAACGCGCACATCCGCGAAGGCATCCATGCCAAATACGGCGTGGATTACGTGACCATTCCGCTGTCGGCGCTGCAACTGGGCACCAATATCATCACGCTGGTCGAGCGGCGCACCGGTGGCGCCACGCAGCATGTCATGTATGACTACGTGAGCCTCGAATTGCCCGGTGCTCCGCCGACGCCGCCCTCGGGCCGCAGCCTCACTTGGGTGGGCGGCAGCAATGCCAACACCTGGGATCTCACCAACACGTTGAACTGGCTCATCACCTCGAACGGCGCACCGGCCACTTTTACAAATGGCGACAACGTCGCATTCGACGACAGCGGCAACAACAGTGTTCCCGTCACGAAAACCGGTTCACTGTCGCCGGGCCTGTTGACCGTGACGGGTAACAAAACCTGGACCCTTGGCGGTCCGGGTTCGCTGGATGGCTCGATGACGTTGTTCAAAACTGGAACGAACCGGCTGGTGTTGAACGGCACCAACAACTTCACCGGTGGCACGACCTTGGATGACGGCGTCCTGCAACTTGGCACCGGCGAACTCAGCAACGCGGGCATCGGGGTGGGGCCAATCACGTTCACCGGCGGCACGCTGCAACTGAATGGTTACGGCATCCCGGACAACGGCACGACCGCCTACGGCGCGCTGCCCAATCATCTGGTTGTGGCCGCGGGCGAATCCGGCACGATTCTCTGCCCGCAACGCATCGGCGGCGCCGGGCTTGGCGGTTCGCTCACCGGTGCCGGCACCTTGAATTTGAAGGTGGATTACGTCCGCGGCCAGATCAGTGGCGACTGGTCCGGGTTCAACGGCCTGCTCAACGTCAGCCCCCGCAACACCAGCGGTGATCTGCGCTTTGCCAATGGGAATCCGGGCCTGCGCGCGGCAGCCATCAATCTTTCCGGGGGCGTCAGCTTCTATCTCATCAATCATTTCTACGGCTCGACCACGTTTGCCATCGGGTCGCTGGCCGGTCCGGCGAACACGTCGCTGGCCTCCGGCTCCGATGTGGGCGGGCGCATCGCCACCTTCCGCGTGGGCGGACGCAACGACGACGCCACCTTTGCCGGCAGCATTCGCGACAGCACGGGCGCCACAGGGATCACCAAAGTCGGTGCTGGCAGGTGGACCTTGAGCGGAACCAACACCTATTCCGGTTTGACAGCCGTGGCGGCCGGCACGTTGCAGGTGGTGGGCGTGATTTCGAACAACAGTCTCGTCGTGGTTTCCAATGGCGCCACGCTGGATTTGCCGGGCGTGATCACGGCCAATACGGTCCAGATCAACGCGGGCGGCTTTTTGACGGGCTGCGGCACGCTCAATGGCAATTTGCTGAACGATGGGACGGTGGTTTCCGACTGCGGCGCACCGGGGCGATTGACCATCTTTGGCAACGTGACCAACAACGGCACGCTGCAATGTCTCGTGGGCAGCGGCCTGCAGGTGAGCGGTGTGTTCGTGAACAACGGTCTGCTGGACCTGCTGACGGGCGCGCCTGGTTTGCCGGTGAACTTCATCAACAACGGCGTGGTGCTCGATCGGAGCAACCTGGTCGTGGCAGGACTAGCGCTGGTGGGGATGGATTTGGAAGTGCGCGTTCAATCCTACGCGGGGCACGGCTATCAATTGCAGCGCACCGCGTCGCTGGCGACGCCCGAATGGCAGAACGTCGGCGCAGCCCAGGACGGCGATGGCACGGTGTTGACCTTCACCGACGCGGGCGGCGCGACCGTGCCGCAGGGTTTTTATCGCTTTGCAGTGACGCCCTGA